Proteins encoded by one window of Streptococcus sanguinis:
- a CDS encoding CshA/CshB family fibrillar adhesin-related protein gives MGKELFNPHLNKFSIRKLNVGVCSVLLSTVFLLGTAATVNADETASGSVDDNISLPEKPTDSAMSQPVSQPALENTATSAVSETANSEAIVNQNQLVSPASAPEQVTPEKAQEANQTAETSNEARPAEASRTRSYSVQYTPKPSSAAIPRSERNGQPMEAGTSFRTASPAGQASSAIQDATPNPTVSKPTLEESVRKRSDELMKQVNWLDFGDTKSLRNLDKDGSFKVGTVYEKEISPGYVVKLTVTELKPFYATEIYRDRVKGTEYESSYDPNAKNTWLQYNNSNNYAYQYWYGDDYRPKITGAAQNQYSAIKSEGIDTKGRKTQLQVPKDEANYGVKFKVEARYRGKPVKATVVMADGEEANPGEYAIFTTNGKGWEHLAEWKRTVTGANGVTTEITETYKPMKPTTEGQFIGNDGTGVHWQAYVSPDQKTGGLGSQVFGPNVSRHNTIPLVMTRGASEVGIYIASSGQQAAMIGFMAIDEGDAPDSYGKAIHAISRYNAETGGQNPQPFLGRVEADIDTTSGNNWKHDDQNDLADEGINQLLSDDLVGKTNGLFPVNRLHDGDYSLGIHASANGYEKAYVRAWIDFNNNGVFDEDEASEFTEVTTAGDYTVNFKKNPAMTNPELSKLGMRVRIALNKGDIEKPTGTAFSGEVEDLEVELTYPPKGEKKESTGIRDQRQTATLHFTPQGIAKNTENKRVAIDTTKAPIVLDARGNALTADAAGWYNTAEGRYKVTANGADVDVVYEPKTGFVGTAQGINIRRFDTNGASTDWIAKNQAEAAINDQLNTMDGRYVPTVLNVPKYETTDAQGLKQEKTPVFNDGDAGKTPANPTAANPVKFVKADGATTDDTRVPALSNGREVGRFEIQPATGKITFKPNKNFVGTVDPVSVQLTDGKGIPHQAVYQPKVTPVRPTAQGASSEGIQGAVQTGQLTFNPGNNRVPIDSKKLPTFDNDSQTKTVAGVGTYQVDNQGLVTFTPLPTYTGRPAAETVKRVDVNGTEVTATYQADVKAAAPSATNAETSGRQGQVQRGKVSFTEGSAQVNGQKQTVAFPAGSTPLFDNGSAVKEVPTVGKFEVDEDGNVTFTPEKQFKGLTPDIRITRTDRNGSTATAIYKATVTAVTPTGTNITSTGKQGRPQIGKPNFVSGNPDVPMDNDTPATFDDGSKRKVVPNVGIFEVTPDGSVTFTPDKQFVGTPDPVLVKRVDKNGTPVTAKYTPTVEKVAPRATGAQTKGPQGQVQKGKVTFEPGSPQVGFPENSTPVFDTGTNVKEIAKVGKFEVDGEGNVTFTPVKTFVGKTPEVELSRTDVNGTLAKAKYRATVTAVTPTGTGDQTEGPQGQVQKGRVTFKAGDPKVGFPANSTPVFDTGTNVKEIAKVGKFEVDAEGNVTFTPDKQFKGETPEISISRKDANGIAAKVTYIATVTSVTPTGTNVTSTGPQGLPQTGTPTFQGGDPLVPIDEAVEPTFEDGSKKKAIPGQGTYTIAPTGTVTFTPEKQFVGKPDPITVKRVDKNGTPVTATYSPEFTKVTPTGTGDKTEGLQGQVQEGHVTFTPGHASVPFPAETTPLFDNGLTVKEIPTVGKFEVDANGKVTFTPEKQFKGTTPELTLVRADVNGTPVTVKYQAVVKEVVPTGTNITSIGEQGRPQTGKPNFVSGTPGVPLDNDTPATFDDGSKRKVVPNVGIFEVAPDGSVTFTPDKQYVGTPDPVVVKRVDKNGTPVTANYTPTVEKVTPRATGAQTEGLQGQVQKGKVTFEAGSPQVGFPTGSSPVFDTGTNFKEIAKVGKFEVDTEGNVTFTPVKSFVGKTPEVELSRTDVNGTAAKANYQATVTAVTPTGTGDKTEGLQGQVQKGHVTFTPGHELVPFPAGSTPLFGNGKNIKEIPNIGKFEVDADGIVTFTPDKQFKGETPELGIIRVDANGTPVTVKYQAVVKEVTPTGTTVTSIGPQGMPQTGTPTFKGADPLVPIDETVEPTFADGSKEKKIPGQGTYTITPDGVVTFTPEKQFVGTPDPITVKRVDKNGTPVTATYSPEFTKVTPTGTNATSTGPQGLPQIGTPTFAGGDPLVPIDETVEPTFEDGSKKKTIPGQGTYTITPDGAVTFTPDKQFVGKPDPVTVKRVDKNGTPVTATYSPEFTKVTPTGTGTKTEGLQGQVQEGHVSFTPGHDSVPFPAGSTPLFDNGTAVKEVPNVGKFEVDADGKVTFTPDKQFKGETPELELTRVDANGTPVTVKYQAVVKEVTPTGTTSTSSGPQGRPQTGKPNFVGGDPNVPLDNDTPATFDDGSKRKEVPNVGTFEVAPDGSVTFTPDKQYVGTPDPVTVKRVDKNGTPVTAKYTPTVEKVTPRATGAQTEGLQGQVQKGKITFEAGNPQVGFPENSTPVFDTGTNVKEIAKVGKFEVDMEGNVTFTPVKTFVGKTPEIEIRRADVNGTVAKANYQATVTAVIPTGTGTKTEGLQGQVQEGKVTFTPGHDSVTFPAGSTPLFDNGSSVKEVPNVGKFEVDADGKVTFTPDKQFKGETPELELTRVDANGTSVTVKYQAVVKEAAPTGTTSTSTGPQGRPQTGKPNFVGGDPNVPLDNDTPATFDDGSKRKEVPNVGIFEVTPDGSVTFTPDKQFVGTPDPVVVKRVDKNGTPVTAKYTPTVEKVTPIGTTATSTGPQGLPQTGTPTFAGGDPLVPIDETVEPSFDDGSKEKTIPGQGTYTITPDGSVTFTPDKQFVGKPDPITVKRVDKNGTPVTATYSPEFTKVTPTGTGTKTEGLQGQVQEGKVTFTPGHDSVPFPAGSTPLFDNGSTVKEVPNIGKFEVDADGKVTFTPDKQFKGETPELELTRTDVNGTSVTVKYQAVVKEVTPTGTTATSTGPQGLPQTGTPTFKGADPLVPIDETVEPTFADGSKQKIIPGQGTYTITPDGAVTFTPDKQFVGTPDPITVKRVDKNGTPVTATYSPEFTKVTPTGTGTKTEGLQGQVQKGQVTFTPGHKLVPFPAGSTPLFGNGKNIKEVPNVGKFEVDADNKVTFTPIKQFKGETSELGLIRLDTNGTPVIVKYQAIVKAVVPTGKNASSTNIKGHVQTGKPVFEAGDPLVPIDESVEPTFEDGSKEKTIPGQGTYTIAPDGTVTFTPDADFLGQGTGVTLVRRDKNGTSVTARYVPTVVEPSTSKDSVSSGRKGQAQTGTPIFEGAIDQAVAPTFADGSTEMVVPGEGTYRFNMLGAVTFVPEADFVGTARGVVVKRSDIYGNAVTATYTPTVLGSTATEDTSSIGLKGQPQTGKPIFEGDVDPTVPPTFEDGSTEKVVPGQGTYTIAPDGTVTFVPETGFVGQADGVTVIRKDRNGQTISAVYVPTVTENPVQPERTITPAPPSLSKSAGAKSLPKTGTEETSYLAASLLAGVSGLGLIGLEKRKKKSED, from the coding sequence AGTACAATATACGCCAAAACCAAGTTCTGCAGCTATACCGAGGTCTGAGCGTAATGGCCAGCCAATGGAGGCAGGAACATCATTCCGTACAGCCAGTCCTGCTGGTCAAGCTAGCTCTGCTATACAAGATGCAACACCTAATCCTACAGTTTCTAAACCAACACTGGAAGAATCAGTGAGGAAACGTTCTGATGAGTTGATGAAGCAGGTAAACTGGCTAGATTTTGGTGATACTAAATCACTGAGAAATCTAGATAAAGATGGCTCCTTTAAAGTTGGAACAGTATATGAGAAGGAAATTTCTCCAGGCTATGTGGTCAAACTGACTGTTACTGAATTGAAACCTTTCTATGCGACAGAGATCTATCGTGATCGAGTAAAGGGAACTGAGTACGAAAGCAGTTATGATCCCAATGCAAAAAATACTTGGCTTCAATATAACAATAGCAATAATTATGCTTATCAGTATTGGTATGGTGATGATTACCGTCCTAAAATTACTGGTGCTGCTCAGAATCAATATTCAGCTATTAAGTCAGAAGGAATTGATACCAAAGGCCGTAAAACCCAACTCCAGGTTCCTAAAGATGAAGCCAACTATGGCGTGAAGTTCAAAGTTGAAGCTAGATATCGTGGGAAGCCTGTTAAAGCAACCGTTGTCATGGCTGATGGAGAAGAGGCAAACCCTGGTGAGTATGCTATCTTTACAACCAATGGTAAGGGTTGGGAACATTTGGCCGAATGGAAGCGTACAGTTACAGGCGCAAATGGTGTGACTACTGAGATTACAGAAACCTATAAGCCAATGAAGCCTACTACAGAAGGCCAATTTATTGGAAATGACGGTACTGGGGTTCATTGGCAGGCCTATGTCAGTCCTGATCAAAAGACTGGCGGACTGGGAAGTCAAGTATTTGGACCGAACGTTTCTAGACACAATACAATTCCGCTTGTCATGACACGTGGTGCATCAGAGGTTGGTATTTATATAGCTTCTTCTGGCCAGCAGGCTGCGATGATTGGTTTTATGGCAATTGATGAAGGGGATGCACCGGATTCTTATGGAAAAGCTATCCATGCTATTTCAAGATACAATGCTGAAACTGGCGGTCAAAATCCACAGCCATTCTTGGGCCGAGTGGAGGCTGATATTGATACCACATCTGGAAACAACTGGAAGCATGACGATCAGAATGATTTAGCCGATGAAGGTATTAATCAGCTCTTGTCTGATGATTTAGTCGGGAAAACCAATGGTCTTTTTCCAGTAAACCGTCTGCATGACGGAGATTATTCTCTCGGCATCCATGCTTCAGCTAACGGATACGAAAAAGCCTATGTCCGCGCCTGGATTGACTTCAATAATAATGGTGTCTTTGACGAAGACGAAGCCAGTGAATTTACCGAAGTAACAACTGCGGGAGATTATACTGTCAACTTTAAGAAGAATCCAGCCATGACCAATCCTGAACTTAGCAAGCTGGGAATGCGGGTTCGTATTGCCTTGAACAAGGGAGATATTGAAAAGCCTACTGGAACAGCATTTAGTGGTGAGGTTGAAGACCTAGAAGTTGAACTGACCTATCCACCAAAAGGGGAGAAGAAGGAAAGTACTGGAATCCGTGATCAGAGACAGACAGCCACTCTTCATTTCACTCCTCAGGGGATTGCTAAAAATACTGAAAATAAGAGAGTAGCGATTGATACTACTAAAGCTCCGATTGTATTGGATGCGAGAGGAAATGCCCTGACTGCTGATGCAGCAGGCTGGTATAACACTGCTGAAGGCCGTTATAAAGTAACAGCAAACGGTGCGGATGTAGATGTGGTATATGAGCCTAAGACTGGCTTTGTCGGCACAGCCCAGGGGATTAACATCCGTCGTTTTGATACTAACGGCGCAAGTACAGATTGGATTGCCAAGAATCAGGCTGAAGCAGCCATCAATGACCAGCTCAACACCATGGATGGACGCTATGTGCCAACCGTGCTCAATGTTCCTAAGTATGAAACAACGGATGCTCAAGGACTAAAGCAAGAAAAGACGCCTGTCTTTAATGATGGTGATGCTGGCAAAACTCCGGCAAATCCGACTGCAGCAAATCCTGTGAAATTTGTGAAAGCAGATGGAGCGACTACAGATGATACTAGAGTTCCAGCTTTATCAAATGGTCGGGAAGTCGGTCGTTTTGAAATCCAACCTGCAACAGGTAAGATTACTTTCAAACCAAACAAAAACTTTGTTGGGACTGTAGACCCTGTTTCCGTTCAGCTGACTGATGGCAAAGGTATTCCGCATCAAGCTGTTTATCAGCCAAAGGTGACTCCTGTTAGACCAACTGCTCAAGGTGCCAGCAGCGAGGGCATTCAAGGTGCAGTTCAGACAGGGCAATTGACCTTCAATCCAGGCAATAATCGTGTTCCTATTGATAGCAAGAAGTTGCCAACCTTTGATAATGACAGCCAAACTAAAACAGTTGCTGGTGTCGGCACTTATCAGGTGGATAATCAAGGCCTAGTAACCTTTACTCCACTGCCGACTTATACTGGACGTCCAGCGGCAGAGACTGTCAAGCGAGTAGATGTCAATGGAACAGAAGTAACAGCTACCTATCAGGCTGATGTGAAAGCAGCAGCACCAAGTGCAACGAATGCTGAAACCAGTGGTAGACAAGGTCAAGTTCAGCGAGGAAAAGTCAGCTTCACAGAAGGTTCTGCGCAAGTCAATGGTCAAAAACAAACGGTGGCCTTTCCAGCTGGCTCAACTCCGCTCTTTGACAATGGTTCGGCTGTTAAAGAAGTGCCTACTGTTGGTAAGTTTGAAGTGGATGAGGATGGAAATGTAACCTTTACTCCAGAGAAACAATTTAAAGGCCTTACGCCAGACATCAGGATTACTCGTACAGATAGGAATGGTAGCACAGCTACAGCTATCTACAAGGCAACAGTCACTGCTGTTACTCCAACAGGGACAAACATTACCAGCACTGGTAAACAAGGCCGTCCACAGATAGGTAAGCCAAACTTTGTAAGTGGCAATCCAGATGTACCAATGGATAATGACACTCCTGCGACTTTCGATGATGGAAGCAAGCGCAAGGTGGTTCCAAATGTCGGTATCTTTGAAGTAACACCAGATGGATCTGTCACTTTCACACCTGACAAGCAATTTGTTGGGACACCAGACCCAGTTCTTGTTAAGCGAGTGGATAAGAATGGTACGCCAGTGACTGCTAAGTACACGCCTACTGTTGAGAAAGTGGCCCCAAGAGCAACAGGCGCTCAGACAAAAGGGCCACAAGGTCAAGTTCAAAAAGGCAAGGTTACTTTTGAACCAGGAAGTCCTCAAGTTGGTTTCCCAGAAAACAGCACGCCAGTCTTTGACACCGGCACTAATGTCAAAGAAATTGCCAAAGTCGGTAAGTTCGAAGTGGACGGAGAGGGTAATGTCACCTTTACTCCAGTCAAAACCTTTGTAGGTAAAACTCCTGAAGTTGAACTCAGTCGTACAGATGTCAACGGTACATTAGCCAAGGCCAAATATCGAGCGACTGTGACCGCTGTGACTCCGACGGGAACTGGAGATCAGACAGAAGGTCCGCAAGGCCAAGTTCAAAAGGGCCGTGTAACTTTTAAAGCTGGCGATCCAAAAGTCGGATTCCCAGCCAACAGCACGCCAGTCTTTGACACGGGTACGAATGTCAAAGAAATTGCCAAAGTCGGTAAGTTTGAAGTAGATGCGGAGGGCAATGTCACCTTCACGCCAGACAAACAGTTCAAGGGTGAAACACCAGAAATTAGCATTTCTCGCAAAGATGCAAATGGTATTGCCGCGAAAGTCACTTATATCGCGACGGTCACATCAGTAACTCCAACAGGAACTAATGTGACTAGCACAGGTCCTCAAGGTCTTCCGCAAACGGGTACCCCAACTTTCCAAGGTGGTGATCCGTTAGTTCCGATTGATGAAGCAGTAGAGCCAACTTTCGAAGATGGCAGTAAGAAGAAAGCTATTCCAGGTCAGGGAACCTACACCATTGCACCAACTGGCACAGTGACCTTCACGCCAGAGAAGCAGTTTGTAGGCAAGCCAGATCCAATCACTGTAAAACGAGTCGATAAGAATGGTACACCAGTCACTGCGACTTACAGTCCAGAGTTTACCAAGGTGACTCCAACTGGTACTGGTGATAAGACAGAAGGATTGCAAGGTCAGGTTCAAGAAGGTCATGTCACCTTCACGCCTGGTCATGCTTCTGTACCATTCCCAGCTGAAACAACTCCACTCTTTGACAATGGTTTGACTGTTAAAGAGATTCCAACCGTTGGTAAATTTGAAGTGGATGCCAATGGTAAGGTTACTTTCACGCCAGAGAAGCAGTTTAAGGGAACCACTCCTGAGCTGACATTGGTTCGAGCTGATGTGAATGGCACTCCTGTCACCGTCAAATACCAAGCTGTAGTGAAAGAAGTGGTTCCAACGGGAACAAATATTACCAGCATTGGTGAGCAAGGCCGTCCACAAACAGGCAAGCCAAACTTCGTGAGCGGCACTCCGGGAGTTCCACTGGATAATGATACTCCGGCTACTTTCGATGATGGAAGCAAGCGCAAGGTTGTTCCAAATGTCGGTATCTTTGAAGTGGCACCAGACGGTTCTGTTACCTTTACCCCAGATAAGCAATATGTTGGGACGCCAGATCCAGTTGTTGTTAAGCGAGTGGACAAAAATGGCACTCCTGTGACAGCTAACTATACGCCAACTGTTGAGAAAGTGACTCCAAGAGCGACAGGTGCTCAGACGGAGGGGCTTCAAGGCCAAGTTCAAAAAGGCAAGGTTACTTTTGAAGCAGGAAGTCCGCAAGTCGGCTTCCCAACCGGCAGCTCACCGGTCTTTGATACTGGTACGAATTTCAAAGAAATTGCCAAAGTCGGTAAGTTCGAGGTTGATACAGAGGGGAATGTTACTTTCACACCAGTCAAATCGTTTGTTGGTAAGACACCAGAAGTTGAACTTAGCCGTACAGATGTCAATGGTACAGCAGCAAAAGCCAACTACCAAGCAACTGTGACAGCTGTTACTCCGACAGGTACTGGTGATAAGACAGAAGGATTACAAGGTCAGGTTCAAAAAGGTCATGTCACCTTCACGCCAGGCCATGAATTAGTTCCATTCCCAGCAGGCTCGACTCCGCTATTTGGTAACGGAAAAAATATTAAAGAAATACCAAATATCGGTAAGTTCGAAGTAGATGCAGATGGCATTGTGACCTTCACTCCAGACAAACAGTTCAAGGGTGAAACACCAGAATTAGGAATTATTCGTGTGGATGCCAACGGAACTCCTGTTACAGTTAAGTACCAAGCGGTAGTGAAAGAAGTAACTCCGACAGGTACCACCGTGACGAGCATCGGTCCACAAGGTATGCCGCAAACAGGAACTCCAACTTTCAAAGGTGCAGACCCACTAGTTCCAATCGATGAAACTGTTGAGCCAACTTTCGCAGATGGAAGTAAGGAGAAGAAGATTCCAGGCCAGGGAACGTACACCATTACTCCAGATGGCGTAGTGACCTTCACGCCAGAGAAGCAGTTTGTAGGCACACCGGACCCAATCACAGTGAAGCGAGTGGACAAGAACGGCACACCAGTGACGGCAACTTACAGTCCAGAGTTTACTAAAGTAACTCCAACAGGTACCAATGCAACAAGCACCGGTCCACAAGGTCTTCCTCAAATTGGCACACCGACCTTTGCAGGTGGTGATCCATTGGTTCCGATTGACGAAACAGTTGAACCGACCTTTGAAGATGGAAGCAAGAAGAAGACCATTCCAGGTCAAGGAACGTATACCATCACTCCGGATGGAGCAGTGACCTTCACGCCAGACAAGCAATTTGTAGGTAAACCAGATCCAGTCACAGTAAAACGAGTGGATAAGAACGGCACACCAGTGACAGCGACCTACAGTCCAGAGTTTACCAAGGTAACTCCAACAGGCACCGGTACTAAGACAGAAGGCTTGCAAGGTCAGGTTCAAGAAGGTCATGTTAGCTTCACTCCAGGCCATGATTCAGTTCCATTCCCGGCAGGTTCAACTCCATTATTCGATAATGGTACCGCAGTTAAAGAAGTGCCAAATGTTGGTAAGTTCGAAGTGGATGCGGACGGCAAGGTGACTTTCACTCCAGACAAACAATTCAAGGGTGAAACGCCAGAACTTGAATTGACTCGTGTAGATGCCAACGGTACCCCTGTTACAGTTAAGTACCAAGCGGTAGTGAAAGAAGTCACTCCGACAGGTACTACCTCAACCAGCTCTGGCCCACAAGGCCGTCCACAAACGGGTAAACCAAACTTTGTTGGTGGCGACCCGAATGTACCACTGGATAATGATACCCCAGCGACTTTCGATGATGGAAGTAAACGCAAGGAAGTTCCAAATGTCGGTACCTTTGAAGTAGCACCAGATGGATCTGTCACTTTCACACCTGACAAGCAATATGTTGGTACACCAGATCCGGTAACTGTTAAGCGGGTAGATAAGAATGGTACACCAGTGACGGCTAAGTACACACCAACTGTTGAAAAAGTCACTCCAAGAGCCACAGGTGCTCAGACAGAGGGGCTTCAAGGCCAAGTTCAAAAAGGTAAGATTACTTTTGAAGCAGGAAATCCGCAAGTCGGCTTCCCAGAAAACAGTACACCAGTCTTTGACACTGGCACGAATGTCAAAGAAATTGCCAAAGTCGGTAAGTTCGAGGTTGATATGGAGGGTAATGTTACCTTTACTCCAGTTAAAACGTTTGTCGGTAAGACACCAGAAATCGAAATCAGACGCGCCGATGTCAATGGTACAGTAGCTAAGGCTAACTACCAAGCGACTGTGACTGCTGTTATTCCGACAGGTACTGGCACCAAGACAGAAGGTCTTCAAGGCCAAGTCCAAGAAGGCAAAGTGACCTTCACGCCTGGTCATGATTCAGTTACATTCCCAGCTGGTTCGACTCCGTTATTTGACAATGGCTCTTCTGTCAAAGAAGTACCGAATGTTGGTAAGTTCGAAGTGGACGCAGACGGTAAGGTTACTTTCACTCCAGACAAACAATTCAAGGGTGAAACACCGGAACTCGAATTGACTCGTGTGGATGCCAATGGAACATCAGTAACCGTCAAGTACCAAGCGGTAGTGAAAGAGGCAGCTCCAACAGGCACCACCTCAACCAGTACAGGCCCACAAGGCCGCCCTCAAACAGGTAAACCAAACTTTGTTGGTGGCGACCCGAATGTACCACTGGATAATGATACTCCAGCGACTTTCGATGATGGAAGCAAACGCAAGGAAGTTCCAAATGTCGGAATCTTCGAAGTAACACCAGATGGATCTGTCACTTTCACACCGGACAAGCAATTTGTTGGAACACCAGACCCAGTTGTTGTTAAGCGAGTAGATAAGAATGGTACTCCAGTGACGGCTAAGTACACGCCTACTGTTGAGAAAGTGACCCCAATAGGAACTACCGCAACTAGCACTGGCCCACAAGGCCTTCCTCAAACGGGCACCCCAACCTTTGCAGGTGGTGATCCATTGGTTCCGATTGACGAAACAGTTGAGCCAAGCTTCGACGATGGTAGCAAGGAAAAGACCATTCCAGGTCAGGGAACTTACACCATTACTCCAGATGGCTCAGTGACCTTTACTCCAGACAAGCAGTTTGTAGGCAAACCTGATCCAATCACTGTTAAACGTGTGGATAAGAATGGTACTCCAGTAACTGCGACTTACAGTCCAGAGTTTACCAAGGTGACTCCAACAGGTACCGGCACTAAAACAGAAGGCTTGCAAGGCCAAGTTCAAGAAGGCAAAGTTACCTTCACTCCAGGCCATGATTCTGTTCCATTCCCAGCAGGTTCGACTCCGTTATTTGACAATGGTTCCACAGTTAAAGAAGTACCAAATATTGGAAAGTTTGAAGTGGACGCAGACGGCAAGGTTACTTTCACTCCAGACAAACAATTCAAGGGTGAAACGCCAGAACTTGAATTGACTCGCACTGATGTCAATGGTACCTCTGTTACAGTTAAGTACCAAGCGGTAGTCAAAGAGGTAACTCCAACAGGCACCACCGCAACGAGCACAGGTCCTCAAGGTCTTCCGCAAACCGGCACTCCAACTTTCAAAGGTGCAGACCCACTAGTTCCGATCGATGAGACAGTTGAGCCAACCTTTGCAGATGGCAGCAAGCAGAAGATCATTCCAGGTCAAGGAACGTATACCATCACTCCGGATGGAGCAGTGACCTTCACCCCAGACAAACAATTTGTAGGCACACCGGACCCAATCACTGTGAAACGAGTAGATAAAAATGGTACACCAGTGACTGCGACCTACAGTCCAGAGTTCACCAAGGTAACTCCGACAGGTACTGGTACCAAGACAGAAGGTCTGCAAGGTCAGGTTCAAAAAGGTCAAGTGACTTTTACGCCAGGACATAAATTAGTTCCATTCCCTGCTGGTTCGACTCCACTCTTTGGTAACGGAAAGAATATTAAAGAAGTGCCAAATGTTGGTAAGTTCGAAGTGGATGCGGATAACAAGGTGACCTTTACTCCAATAAAACAATTCAAGGGTGAAACGTCAGAACTGGGATTGATTCGTTTAGATACTAACGGAACTCCTGTTATTGTCAAATATCAAGCAATAGTGAAAGCAGTAGTCCCAACTGGTAAAAATGCTTCCTCTACGAATATCAAAGGCCATGTTCAGACTGGCAAACCTGTCTTCGAAGCAGGTGATCCATTGGTTCCAATTGATGAATCAGTAGAGCCAACCTTCGAAGACGGAAGCAAGGAAAAGACTATTCCAGGTCAGGGAACATACACCATCGCACCAGACGGTACAGTCACCTTCACTCCAGATGCTGATTTCCTTGGTCAGGGTACTGGTGTGACCCTTGTCCGTCGTGATAAGAATGGCACTTCAGTTACAGCTCGCTATGTTCCAACCGTAGTTGAACCATCAACTAGCAAGGACAGTGTATCTAGCGGCCGCAAGGGCCAAGCTCAAACGGGCACGCCAATCTTTGAAGGAGCGATTGACCAGGCAGTAGCACCGACCTTTGCGGACGGCAGCACAGAGATGGTTGTCCCAGGAGAAGGAACATATCGGTTCAATATGCTGGGAGCAGTGACCTTTGTGCCGGAAGCCGACTTTGTCGGAACTGCTCGCGGAGTTGTCGTGAAACGTTCAGATATTTATGGCAATGCCGTGACGGCAACCTATACCCCAACTGTTTTGGGAAGTACTGCTACAGAAGATACCAGCAGCATAGGTCTAAAAGGACAGCCGCAGACTGGCAAACCAATCTTTGAAGGCGACGTGGATCCAACTGTTCCGCCAACTTTCGAGGATGGAAGTACTGAAAAGGTTGTTCCAGGCCAAGGAACCTACACGATTGCGCCAGATGGCACTGTAACCTTTGTACCAGAAACGGGCTTTGTCGGCCAAGCTGATGGCGTAACAGTGATTCGCAAAGACCGTAATGGCCAGACGATTTCAGCGGTTTACGTTCCAACTGTGACAGAAAATCCTGTTCAGCCAGAGCGGACGATTACGCCTGCACCGCCATCACTTTCTAAGAGTGCGGGTGCAAAATCTCTTCCTAAGACCGGTACAGAAGAAACCTCCTACTTGGCAGCAAGCTTACTTGCGGGAGTATCAGGTTTAGGACTGATTGGTTTAGAGAAGAGAAAGAAGAAGTCTGAAGACTAA